The Paenibacillus sp. RC334 nucleotide sequence GTGGAGGGACATGTGCTGGGGGGAAGCGAGGGGTTGGAAAAGCCCTTGCACAAGTATGTCATTGGAGCGATGCGCGAAGAGGCTATGGCCCGATACATTGATGCAGGCAGCTTGCTGATCGTCGGTAACCGCGAGGATGCACATTCCCTTGCGCTAGAGCAGGGAGCAGGAGTACTGATTACAGGCGGCTTTGGTACGAGCCGGGAGGTTAAGCAACTGGCGGACCAGATCAGTTTGCCGATCATTTCTTCGCGTCACGATACCTTTACAGTGGCCTCTATGATTAATAGAGCGATTTTCGACCGCTTGATCAAAAAGAAGATTATGCTGATTGAAGACATCGCGGCAGGTAAACCGAAGACGCAGACCTTGAAAATCAACAGTACCCTTACCGAATTTGAAGAGCTTTCGGTGACGACTGGAAATCACCATTTTGCGGTGGTGGATGAATGGAACCGCCTGATCGGTATCGTCAGCCGCAAGGATGTGGAGGGACTGCAACCCGAGCATACGATGGACAAATGCCTGATCCGCAATCCGGTAACAGTGACCTACCAGACCTCGCTCGCTTCGGCTGCGCAGATGATGGCGTGGGAAGGTGTGGATTATTTACCGGTCGTGGACCGCAACCGCAAGCTGCTGGGGTCCGTCACACGGCGGGAGGTACTGGATGCCTTGCGCAACGCCCAAAAGCAGCCACAGCTTGGCGAGACGTTCGACCAGCTCATTTGGAACGGATTTGCAGAGGAGCGTGATGAGGACGGATTATTATTTTTTCGGGGCTTCGTTATTCCTCAGATGGCGACCAATCTGGGTACCATCTCGGAAGGCGTGCTGGTCAATGTGATGACACAAGCGGGCTACCGGGTTGCCAGAGATATGAGCGGGAAGGATTATGTGCTGGACAATTTAACGACCTATTTTATCAGACCCGTACAGATTGAGGATGCCATAGTTCTTCGTCCGTTGTTGCTGGAAACGAGCCGCCGCACCTGCAAGCTGGAAATTGCAATTTCACGGGAAAATCAATTGGTATGCAAAGCGGTGATGACGCTCCACTCCATTGAACACGGTTAGTGTCCATTCGTGTGTAGTAAGTGGAGTCGGAGTAGAGCAGTTCAATGGCTTTCCGGAAGTCTTTCTTTTGCCTCCAGCCAAATTTGCAGCACACCTTCCATTACAAGCATCGTTTTGACCTGGATCGTATACTCCTTGTCACGAACGGTGTATTTTTTTTGGTGAAGCAACATGCGTACCAGCTTGCTGTCGGAATCAATCTCGAACATGTCCCGGCCACGCAGTACCTCCAAATCCCGGCTGACGCGGCGAAGAAGCTCCTTTAGATTAATAGAGTCAATCTTTTCGGCAGAAGTTTCTTCAGCAATCAATTTGATTTCCTTGACAACAGTCTGACGCTTGCTGTATTTCCGCAGGGTTCTATTGTCCTCCTGCGCTTGCTGGAGCTGGAATTGGAGGTCTTGATTGTTCGTCCACAGCTCATTGAAGCTGGCGTGCCAGATGGCATTGTAGACTATTGCTCCGGTAATCATGCCCAGCACGAAGACGGAGGATAAATGCATAAACGGGCGCAGGCGCTCAAAGGGAGGCACTCTCATAGTCGTTTCACCTCACGGCCGTCCGTTGCCGCACACCCACTTGACCAGCTCTGCACCCATATGAGCGCCTAAAAAGGCGAAAATCAAATACAATATCTGCTTAATGGCAGGCGACAAATTACCATCCAGCATATTGCTCTCAATGACGCGGATCGGGTCCATTGTTCCCCCCACAGCAGCGGCAAGCGCCCATATTTTAATTCTTCCGGCAACCTCCAGCATCGTCTGGGTAGGCGGCTGAAGCGATACCACAGCTCCCATTCCTCCGAGCATGGCTCCCCCGAGCACGATGCCGAAGGCAATGAAGAAGTCGAGAATCGCTTTGGATATAAAAGTGCTCATGCTCTTTTCCTCCTATAAGGTATACGAATCAGGACCGCGCTTGTCCGCCCGGGTCTGTACTTTTATTGTATGGGCGCTACTAACGCGGATATGATAAAATAGTTTGAAGAAAAACAAGCGGTGAAAGGAAGAGAAGCGCATGAGTTCATTTGTGCATTTGCATGTTCACAGCGAGTACAGCCTGCTGGACGGCGCGGCTCGTACCGCGGAGTTGGTCAAACAGGCATCAGCTTACGGAATGAAGGCACTGGCCCTTACGGATCACGGGGTGATGTATGGTGCCATTCCTTTTTACAGAGCGTGTGTAGAGAACGGCATTAAGCCGATTATCGGGTGTGAGGCCTATATGACGGCTGGCTCGCGCAAGGAGCGTGGCAGCCGGAAGGATCAGCCCATATATCATTTAATTTTGCTCGCCAAAAATAAAACAGGCTATCAAAATCTGATGAAGCTGTGCTCTATCGGCCATTTGGAGGGCTTTCACTACAAGCCACGTATCGACATGGAAGCGCTGGCTGCCCACCATGAAGGCATCATATGCTTAAGCGCATGTTTGGGCGGTGAAGTGCCGCAGCATTTGCTGCATGGCCGGGAAGCCGAAGCACGACGGGCAGCGGAACGCTACCGCAACATTTTTGGCGATGATTTTTATCTGGAGCTTCAGGATCACGGTCTGTCAGAGCAAAAGCGCGTAAATCCTCTTCTGATCGCGTTGGCGAAGGAGCTGGATATTCCGCTGGTAGCTACGAATGACGTGCATTATCTGACCGAGCCGGATGCAGATGTACAAGACGTTCTGATCTGCATTGGAACAGGCAAGACGGTCGACGACGAGGAACGCTTGCGCATACCGACACGTCAGTTGTACCTGAAAAGCCAGGAGGACATGGCTCGCTTGTTCCCGCATGTGGCGGAAGCGATCGATAATACTGTACGTATTGCTGAAAAGTGTGAACTGGAGCTGGAATTTGGGCAATCTATTTTGCCAGAATATCGTCCGCTGCCGGAAGGCATGACTCCTTCGTCCTATCTGCGCAGTTTGTGTGTGCAAGGGCTGGAGCGTCGTTATGGGAGTGATCTGGCGTGGGAACAACCGGAGCAACGGGAAAGGCTGGAGCAGCGGCTCAGTTATGAGCTGAACACGATTGACAGCATGGGATTCAGCGATTATTTTCTGATCGTGTGGGATTTTATCGCTTTCGCTCATAAGCATAATATTGCTACCGGCCCTGGACGGGGTTCCTCGGCAGGCAGTCTGGTCGCTTATGTACTTCATATCACGAATGTGGATCCCATGAAATATAACCTGCTGTTTGAACGGTTTCTGAATCCTGAACGGATTAGCATGCCGGATATAGATATTGATTTCAGCGATGAACGACGGGATGAGGTTATCGACTATGTGGTGCAGAAGTACGGTAACGAGCATGTAGCGCAAATTATTACCTTCGGAACGCTGGCGGCAAGAGCCGCAGTGCGTGACGTTGGGCGTGCGTTGAATGTACCGTATGGCGAAGTGGACAAGGCGGCCAAGCTGATTCCGGCGCAGCTCGGGATTAATATCCGTCATGCGCTTGAGATCACCCCTGAGCTGAAGACACTGTATGAAACCAAGCCCAAGACGCGTGAGCTGCTGGATATGGCGATTAAAGTAGAGGGCATGCCACG carries:
- a CDS encoding YtrH family sporulation protein; the protein is MSTFISKAILDFFIAFGIVLGGAMLGGMGAVVSLQPPTQTMLEVAGRIKIWALAAAVGGTMDPIRVIESNMLDGNLSPAIKQILYLIFAFLGAHMGAELVKWVCGNGRP
- a CDS encoding DRTGG domain-containing protein, which codes for MDGLDEAVTKHEQLLRHIEQLKIGSKISVRRLAKEMSVSEGTAYRAVKEAENLGIVITKERIGTVRVEKRPRGLSEQLTFADVVNIVEGHVLGGSEGLEKPLHKYVIGAMREEAMARYIDAGSLLIVGNREDAHSLALEQGAGVLITGGFGTSREVKQLADQISLPIISSRHDTFTVASMINRAIFDRLIKKKIMLIEDIAAGKPKTQTLKINSTLTEFEELSVTTGNHHFAVVDEWNRLIGIVSRKDVEGLQPEHTMDKCLIRNPVTVTYQTSLASAAQMMAWEGVDYLPVVDRNRKLLGSVTRREVLDALRNAQKQPQLGETFDQLIWNGFAEERDEDGLLFFRGFVIPQMATNLGTISEGVLVNVMTQAGYRVARDMSGKDYVLDNLTTYFIRPVQIEDAIVLRPLLLETSRRTCKLEIAISRENQLVCKAVMTLHSIEHG